A genomic window from Rhodococcus sp. KBS0724 includes:
- a CDS encoding cutinase family protein → MARGGKRRGCLIPLLIILVVAAVVIGGWYILAGRVPTPEPLPPGPEKPASQPASCPDVQVVAIPGTWESSATDDPYAPSANPASLMLNVTGPLQNQFDASRADVYTVPYVAQFSNPVAFPPDGQQSYNNSRAAGTTATNDFLVQRHAECPLTSYVLTGFSQGAVIAGDVAASIGNGTGAVPADLVLGVGLIADGRRDPAYGITVGPSVAGVGAELSLNGLKLPGLTMTGAREGGFGKLNDRTYQICAPSDGICDAPAGALNPGNLLTSLPRLTEYYNNPVHALYNTFQVDPEGTTATQWMAQWAADKINGAPTPPHS, encoded by the coding sequence ATGGCGCGAGGCGGAAAGCGTCGGGGTTGCCTGATCCCGCTGCTGATCATTCTGGTGGTCGCAGCCGTGGTGATCGGCGGTTGGTACATCCTTGCCGGGCGGGTGCCGACACCCGAGCCGTTGCCACCAGGACCGGAGAAGCCGGCGTCGCAGCCGGCTAGTTGCCCCGATGTCCAGGTAGTTGCCATCCCCGGAACGTGGGAGTCCAGCGCTACCGACGACCCGTACGCGCCATCGGCAAATCCGGCTTCGTTGATGCTCAACGTCACGGGGCCGTTGCAGAATCAGTTCGACGCTTCACGTGCGGACGTCTATACGGTTCCGTACGTTGCGCAGTTCTCGAATCCGGTGGCGTTTCCGCCGGACGGGCAACAGTCGTACAACAACAGCCGAGCTGCGGGAACTACTGCCACCAACGACTTTCTGGTGCAGCGGCATGCCGAGTGCCCGCTGACGAGTTACGTGCTCACCGGCTTTTCGCAGGGTGCGGTCATCGCTGGTGACGTTGCCGCGAGTATCGGCAACGGTACCGGCGCAGTGCCGGCCGATCTTGTGCTCGGTGTCGGCTTGATCGCGGACGGGCGTCGTGATCCCGCGTATGGAATTACCGTTGGCCCGAGCGTTGCCGGCGTGGGTGCCGAGTTGTCGCTGAACGGTTTGAAGTTGCCTGGTCTGACGATGACGGGTGCCCGTGAGGGTGGGTTCGGCAAACTGAACGATCGCACCTATCAGATCTGTGCACCGAGTGACGGAATCTGTGACGCGCCGGCAGGAGCCTTGAATCCCGGGAACCTTCTGACGTCGCTGCCCCGCTTGACGGAGTACTACAACAATCCTGTGCATGCGCTGTACAACACCTTCCAAGTTGATCCGGAGGGCACGACGGCGACCCAATGGATGGCACAGTGGGCAGCGGACAAAATTAACGGTGCGCCGACGCCGCCGCACAGTTGA
- a CDS encoding alpha/beta hydrolase-fold protein, translated as MRVGLAKRDRSRSFGTYRTKVVGALAALLVLPIAAGLTTAGTAAAAPSPALTAPAATQNQGGATVGKVEWLSERRVALWINSPSMGIPIQVQILLARDWNVNPSATFPSVWMLDGLRATDIENGWTAETDAESFYADKNVNVILPVGGQSSFYSDWLEADNGVFYQWETFLTKELPSILENDWRTTQTRGVVGLSMGGTAAMSLAARNPGFFKFAASLSGILTTTSLGMPQAIQFAMNDAGKFNSAAMWGPPSNPQWAAHDPYTQADKLKGVSLYVSSGSGTTGPYDQPSGIPGVSTNYAGMGLEILARLTSQTFATKLNSLGIPAQINYRPSGTHSWPYWQFELHQLWPQLANALGTEVEKPACGASGAIAATAAANSWIGDCVTAEYSVAGGLAQDFRNGRIYWTSATGANPIAGRIAGEYMNTGAAAGPLGFPTTAELGTPDGQGRFNHFQNGSIYWTWWTGAHAIRGAILSEWAAQGYEGGPLKYPTAAEIATPGKAGNVQGFEIGAMYNSANGTYAVLGMIMGKYGELGWENGWLGFPKSNEVGIKDNGRFTEFDGGNIYWSPATGAWSVANGPIFDAWKSVGYETGKLGYPLSDKFDIAGGTQQNFQFGWITVIDGKTEIHP; from the coding sequence ATGCGAGTAGGCCTTGCCAAGCGGGACCGCAGTCGGTCCTTCGGGACCTATCGAACCAAGGTCGTCGGAGCGTTGGCAGCTCTGCTGGTTCTGCCGATCGCAGCAGGCCTGACCACGGCGGGCACTGCTGCCGCTGCGCCGAGTCCGGCTCTCACCGCGCCCGCCGCAACCCAGAACCAGGGCGGCGCCACCGTCGGCAAGGTCGAATGGCTCAGCGAGCGCCGGGTCGCACTCTGGATCAACTCCCCGTCGATGGGAATCCCCATTCAGGTCCAGATTCTTCTGGCCCGTGACTGGAACGTGAACCCGTCGGCCACCTTCCCGTCTGTCTGGATGCTCGACGGCCTTCGCGCCACGGACATCGAAAACGGCTGGACCGCCGAAACCGATGCCGAGTCGTTCTACGCGGACAAGAACGTCAACGTGATTCTCCCCGTCGGCGGACAGTCCAGCTTCTACTCCGACTGGCTCGAAGCCGACAACGGTGTGTTCTACCAGTGGGAAACGTTCCTCACCAAGGAACTTCCGTCCATCCTCGAGAATGATTGGCGCACAACGCAGACCCGCGGAGTGGTCGGTCTCTCCATGGGTGGCACCGCCGCGATGTCTCTTGCCGCGCGCAACCCCGGATTCTTCAAGTTCGCCGCATCGCTCTCCGGCATCCTCACCACGACGTCCCTCGGAATGCCGCAGGCAATCCAGTTCGCGATGAACGACGCAGGCAAGTTCAACTCCGCAGCAATGTGGGGCCCGCCGTCGAACCCGCAGTGGGCTGCCCACGATCCGTACACCCAGGCCGACAAGCTCAAGGGCGTCAGCCTGTACGTCTCGAGCGGTAGCGGCACCACCGGACCGTACGATCAGCCGTCGGGAATCCCCGGTGTCAGCACCAACTACGCCGGCATGGGCCTCGAGATTCTTGCGCGCCTGACCTCGCAGACGTTTGCGACCAAGCTCAACTCGCTCGGCATTCCCGCGCAGATCAATTACCGTCCGTCCGGCACGCACTCGTGGCCGTACTGGCAGTTCGAGCTTCATCAGCTGTGGCCGCAGCTCGCCAACGCGCTCGGCACCGAGGTCGAGAAGCCGGCGTGTGGCGCTTCGGGTGCCATCGCGGCAACCGCAGCGGCAAACAGCTGGATCGGTGACTGCGTCACTGCCGAGTACAGCGTCGCGGGTGGCCTGGCTCAGGACTTCCGCAACGGTCGCATCTACTGGACCTCCGCCACGGGCGCGAACCCCATCGCGGGCCGTATCGCCGGCGAATACATGAATACCGGCGCAGCTGCCGGTCCGCTCGGCTTCCCGACCACCGCTGAACTCGGAACCCCGGACGGTCAGGGACGGTTCAACCACTTCCAGAACGGCTCCATCTACTGGACCTGGTGGACCGGCGCCCACGCCATCCGCGGAGCGATCCTTTCCGAATGGGCCGCGCAGGGTTACGAGGGTGGACCGCTCAAGTACCCCACCGCAGCGGAGATCGCGACCCCCGGCAAGGCCGGCAACGTACAGGGCTTCGAAATCGGCGCTATGTACAACAGTGCAAACGGCACGTACGCCGTGCTCGGCATGATCATGGGCAAGTACGGCGAACTCGGTTGGGAAAACGGCTGGCTCGGGTTCCCGAAGTCCAACGAAGTGGGGATCAAGGACAACGGTCGCTTCACGGAGTTCGACGGCGGCAACATCTACTGGAGCCCCGCAACGGGTGCCTGGTCCGTCGCCAACGGCCCGATCTTCGACGCTTGGAAGAGCGTGGGCTACGAAACCGGCAAGCTCGGATACCCGCTCAGTGACAAGTTCGACATCGCCGGTGGAACTCAGCAGAACTTCCAGTTCGGCTGGATCACGGTGATCGACGGCAAGACCGAGATTCACCCGTAG
- a CDS encoding DUF732 domain-containing protein, with protein MSLFSGNRNTFARAIAVGSLTLITGGMLVACGSDDSTVTSTPPTTSAAASSSAASSSASASATTTASAAPTSPGAAATAPPEQPQSIEGFPGPTEVEVSPEAQAFLDGLKAKGITPEGDGSIAVNTANYICAANAQGTSDEEILALVTAVVGSASTDGTAITSEQATANAQVYIDVANATFCK; from the coding sequence ATGTCGCTTTTCTCGGGTAACCGAAATACTTTTGCGCGCGCGATCGCAGTGGGCTCGCTGACACTGATCACCGGTGGGATGCTCGTCGCTTGTGGAAGTGACGACTCGACGGTCACCTCCACCCCGCCCACGACGTCCGCCGCGGCATCATCGTCGGCTGCGAGCAGTTCGGCATCCGCGAGCGCGACCACAACGGCGTCCGCAGCGCCCACCAGTCCCGGAGCGGCAGCAACAGCTCCGCCGGAGCAGCCGCAGAGCATCGAGGGCTTCCCAGGTCCGACAGAAGTAGAGGTCAGTCCCGAAGCGCAGGCGTTCCTCGACGGTCTGAAGGCCAAGGGAATTACGCCAGAGGGTGACGGCAGCATCGCGGTCAACACGGCCAATTACATCTGTGCCGCCAACGCTCAGGGAACGTCGGACGAGGAGATCCTTGCTTTGGTGACGGCTGTCGTGGGTTCCGCGTCGACGGATGGCACCGCGATCACGTCCGAGCAGGCCACAGCGAATGCTCAGGTCTACATCGATGTCGCCAACGCCACATTCTGCAAATAA